Genomic DNA from Hyperolius riggenbachi isolate aHypRig1 chromosome 10, aHypRig1.pri, whole genome shotgun sequence:
CCACACAAACACGTATGAGAAAACCGGCTCCGTCCCTTCTGTGCAGTCTCCCCTCAGGTCCGCCCCGGCTGTATAagaggaggggaggcagcagcaCTACTCACTTTATCTGCACGGTAGAGAGTGTACAGCAGAGCTATGTCTGGCCGAGGAAAGGGCGGGAAGGGACTCGGGAAAGGAGGCGCCAAGCGGCACAGGAAGGTGCTCCGGGATAACATCCAGGGCATCACTAAGCCCGCCATCCGCCGCCTGGCCCGCAGAGGGGGTGTCAAGCGCATCTCCGGCCTCATCTATGAGGAGACCCGCGGAGTGCTGAAGGTTTTCCTGGAGAACGTCATCCGGGACGCCGTCACTTACACCGAGCACGCCAAGAGGAAGACGGTCACCGCCATGGATGTGGTGTACGCCCTCAAGCGCCAGGGGCGCACCCTCTACGGCTTCGGGGGCTAAGCCACTCCATCTCCTTACCATGCTGCATAAAAGGTCCTTTTCAGGGCCACCCACTTACTCCATAAAAGTGCTGTCACGACAACTAGTTTATGAAGTAGTTGGCATTGCTATATGCAGCGCACTACGATAGCGGGTGTTGTTGCTTCTATCGGGATTCGGCTGAAGGATGCGGAGACCCGAGTAGATAGACTCAGAATTATACTGAGCAGCCTGGTAACGGCTGCTGCTTATTCATCATCCCCGCTCATCTTACCGATCACTAACAGCGGCTTGCATTGTATGGTTGGGATGGGGAATGGTGACTACAGGATAATTGCAGGGGGGGAGGATGACGGCTGCTGATTGGAGAAAGTTGTATTAGGAAGCAGCGCTGAGCTCCTCTCTGGAAGCTATAGCCGGCTCTGTCATCCGGGATGGGACCGGAGACAGATCGATGCTGGAAACCCTGTGGTTGGGTAGGAGGGAGACGCAGCAGAAAGACCACATGAGAGCGGCAAATGAATCTCGGCGGTAATCTTTATTGTAGGACAAGGAGTGCATATCGACCGTGCGTGACTGATCTAGCAGTGTGTCGTTGTTGGTCGATAAAATGGCGGGAAAGACCGTTCACATACAAGCGGGATATTTGAAAACTTCGgctaatcagattttttttttttgttttccattcGTTCATGTTAAACGCGCCAGACTATAATAGTGGCTCATTTCAGATTATATAATAAGCATTATCCAACTTTATCACAGGACTTGCTGCTAATAACTATACCATGGGGAACATTACCATCCGGTGATCATTGCGGCTGAAGAGTCCATCCACTCTGTGCGACCCAGAGCAGGCATTCCTCGTTTCCCTTTCCTCATTTACACGCACAGTAACCGGTAGgcactacacacactgcaatttcTCCAGATATCGCTCAGGACGAGTGTGTTGGCAACTTGAGCACTGAGGACCCCTGTGACGCTTAGGAAAGATTATCAAACTTcttttccatatgcctccatggcagcatacatatgggttaagccccacccctaccaattaacaggaccttagctataaaagaaagtgacccctagcgagcagcattctcatttttgtcctcacctccgaacaggttccttagtgtttcatcgctatttatttttattttactcttaccTCGCCGATATTCCTGCGGCGTTCcggccaggttcagcctctcctggtcgcagccctgttgtcatgactaaatgtcaaattattcagggaccttatatctggggtgatggtgggagcttgatctaaatgatcttttcccccctttatggctgctctgcatgacttaaatacgattgcagagcacagtgtgatccttctcacctttttttcttcctgtctgctgttgcacaggttagtggtgcatagttcagcctctcctgctgggtattcagtgctgctgagtgttcAGTGTGATTCCACTCACCTGTCTCACAGTGAAAGGCTCTGAAGCACATGGCTTCGAGTGCATTTCAGCTTGGAACGCACAGCCATCAGACCAGGAAGTGTTTGCAGTAACTGCTCtccaatccctgctctggacacagcagagatctcctcacagctgagctctcctcccctcctctcacaaggctggatacacacaggactgtgctggctgcctgcaacactacctccctctatgtctggcttaacctcctcggcgttctattgagatcgccagggaggctgcgggagggtttttttttaattaaaaaaaaactatttcatgcagccaactgaaagttggctgcatgaaagcccactagagggcgctccggaggcgttcttccgatcgcctccggcgcccataataaacaaggaaggccgcaatgagcggccttccttgttttgcttagatcgtcgccatggcgacgagcggagtgacgtcatggacgtcagccgacgtcctgacgtcagccgcctccgatccagcccttagcgctggccggaactttttgttccggctgcgcagggctcaggcggctaggggggccctctttcgccgctgctcgcggcgaatcgccgcagagcggcggcgatcgggcagcacacgcggctggcaaagtgccggctgcgtgtgctgcactttatttgataaaaatcggcccagcagggcctgagcggcagcctccggcggtgatggacgagctgagctcgtccataccgctcaggaggttaaaggtaaaggcactattatttgctgtccctctgatgtaatgcttctcaagctgcaggaggaggtaagttattccaagtatcttggtagcactatgtactatattttatcaTCTGCCATGCTCATTATAAACAGTTATATGAACAGTATTGTGTACTATGTGCAATATAAATGACATAGCATTCCTTGCATGAAAGTATTATCTGATTTCTTATTTTCTGCAACGTTTCATGTACCTCTTATCTTACTTATTTCATCTCTTGCGGTCCGTTGGACTGCATTCTGGATCACACTGTGCCAGAAACAGATAATTCTAAGGTCAATAGGTAAGAGTCATACAGGTAAGTGACCCCGCTTTTCTACAAATAAAGAGAGCACACCTTCCATAAATGGGCTGTACTTTTTTATATACAAGCCCAGGAAGAAGAGAACAATGGAGGGCAAGTTCCCACCACAGTTCTAGGACATTAGTTCTTTGTCATCATTTAAGATCCTGCTTTAGATCTTTATATCATCACTCAGGATACTGCTCAAGGAGCAGGTAAATAACCTGCCTGGGAACTGGAGGATCAGGTCCCAGTTAAAGGCACCATAGCCCCCCAGATTGCTGGGTTTGTGGCGACAGAACCATGCCAGGGAAATCAGTAAAGTAGATCTGTTTCCACCACATGGGAAAAGAGCCAGAGTTCCACCAGATGCACACATCCAAGATGATAAAGCAggctgtccaggaatcagtggacTACTATGAAGGCTCTTTGGTCCCCAAGCATCCTCCCAGCAAATCAATGAAGATACTGAATATCCTCAATTATCTATGGTTTAGCATGAATCCAATGAGAGTGAGCATACAGATATCTGGTTTCTATTTCTCCTTTATCCAAACCATCTGTGAAGCCATTCACTGGGAAGAGGAAACCCTTCTCCAGGATAAGCAACGTCTGAAATAATTATCATTCTCCTTTCCTGTCTTGAATGAGATCAAATAAAGATGAATGGGAAAAGGTAAGGAGAAAGTCCTATCTGAAAAAGCAGACTTTCCAAACATCATACTTTCTTCAAGAAAATTCTCCAGTCCTAGCGTTCGCTTCCATGGTGGACATGTCAGTCAGGTGTCTTGCATGCCATGTAAGGTTAAAAGTcttgattactttttaagatgtccTAGGCCATAAACGTGATATAGATTTAACAATGGTGTATACGACGACTGGAGGGGCATGTAAACCAGCCCTGGCTCTATCTTCAGTTGCCACGGAAGTggacaaggattctgattctaTCCTGGCAGCTTAGAGAACGTTCATATTGTCTCTAAGTTTATTAGGGAAGCGGCTATAGATTTTGTCCAGTCCACTTAATATGCCAGGCTTTTTGCCATGACAGTGAAttggtctgttaaaaaaaaaaaatcaaaaaaaaaaatctagtctgctgatcccagcttcccagcttccaacaaaatgtgtttaaaattctGTTTGATGGAAGAAATCTTTTTAGTAACAAGTTGGATCTGGCAACCAACAGTCACCAAGGCTGGTATTATACCAAAGGAGAGAAGACATTGAGGAAGGAAAGACCAGACCATAGGAATTGGCAAACTTCACATGCTAATCTCCATAAGCTCACAAAGCAGTCAGCGCAGAGTCCTATTGACAATTCTAAAGTCCAGATAGTAGCTGCAAGACTTCAGCAGTTCCATATTAtctggacaaaaaaaaataaaaaataaaataaaggacgAGTGGGCCACAGATAGAGTGGTTCGGTTTTTCTTGGATGTGCAAGTTCACTCCACCACTTAGTCACTTTGTCTTCACAGAGACCTGCTCTTTTACATTCATGACTCATTGCAGAAAACGGCTGTTATGTTGGTTCCAGAAGAGGAGCGCATTCAGGAAGTCTACTCTCCTCTCTTCATTGTAAAGAAGTCAGGTGATCTGCGTTCAGTACTGGATCTGAAATTCCTAAATCTTCATCTTTCTGAAAACATTCAAGATGGAGTTACAACAAATGACTTGGCAGATACATTCATTATTTCAAACTTCTTTCCACCATGCAGTTGGTAACATTCTTCTCCAGTAACCATCCTCCTTCTCGACATTATCACAGCCATGACAACCTTTTTTGGTACTAGTGTGTCTGGTGGCTCAGTTGAGAAAGCAAAGTTaggactttatcactatttagacAATCTGTTGTTGCTAGCCTCAGATCCCAAGGCTCTACTGTGTTAGCAACAGATTCTTCTTCAAAGTCTGTCTTTGGCCTGGTTAACAAACAAGGAGGAAAGCCACCTCACTCCTTCTGAGGACCTAATCTTTCCGTGAGCAAGATTCCAATCTATATGCAATGCAGTAAACAGATGAGAAAATTGCTGCCAAAAGTTTGCGAGTGCTGATTATCATACTATATTCATTAATCAAGGTGTTGTATACACCTCCTGGGCACTTCGTCATCTACAATCCAGATGGTCAAATGGGTTCACTGGCACATCTGCTCATTCCAACTAGGGTTTCTCCATCAATGAAACCACCAGAGTTACTCTCAGACCATCCTTCTCACTCCCACGATGAGACTGTCTGCGGTGGTGGCTAAACACAAGCTCAACAACTATTAACCAATCGTTCACCCATAACTCGTAAACATGCAAGCATGGTTTTACATGTTTACAGGTTGTATTAGCTTAGGTAAAATAGTCAAAACAAAGCTGATTGATCCCTGCAAATATACTCAAACACAGGGTGGCTTATATGGTGCTTCAGACCTTCAGCCATCACTGGGATGAGACGTCAGTCTTTGATATCAGGTAGCAGAGGGACACAAGGAGTCTGTTCCTCATGTTAGAGGTCAGCAATATTATCTCCAGTGCAGAGAGCAATCTCTGCAGCATCATGGCAGTTTATCTCATAGGGCCTCAGAACTCTGCGGCAGATTTTCTCAATCAAGGGGACTGAGGCAATAGCTTGTGGCCACTCAATAAAATATATCCAGAGTGATCTGTGACCATTGGGTAGGTGGACCTGATGGCAACCTACATCAACTAAATGCCAGCTCGAGGAGATTCGCCCCCACATTCAAGagctcagggtgctctggcaacacCTGAAATTTCTGAATAGTCTCTGTTTTTTTCCTCCAACTCCACTTATCTTCAAAATTCTGAGGAGACTCCTCCTAGAACAAGTGGTACTCCTGGAGGTGGGTCCATTTTGGCCATGCCAGCCATGAGTCCCTCTAATTTGGAGCCTGAAGTTGGAACCTCCTATTCCTCTTCCAGTCAGACCAAACCCCCTGTCCCAGGACTCAATTTGTCACCTGTCTCCTCAATCCCTTGATTTAATTGCTTAAGGATTGTGGGAGGAAGCTTAGAGACCTGGTAAACTCAGAATCATTGATAAATACACTGCTAAAAGCAAGGAAAACTACCACAAActggaaaatattttttctcaatTGCTCTGGTAAATAATTTAGACCCAATGGGTCTACCAGCACAACATATTCTTAGCTTCCTCCAGATTGGCCTATAAAAACAATTGGCTTGCACTCtcaaagtgcagatttctgccatctctgctttGACGGATCACTGCTGGGTCTCTCACCCTCTAATAGTTCAAtttatgaaggctgccaccaagAACAAGCATCCTAATTGCAACCTTTTTTCCAAAGTGGGAACTGCGCAGGTTCTCAGTTACCTAGCAAAACCTCTTTTTGACCCAGTGGAAGACTGCAGGAGATGAGACTTAACAACCTTAAGAACTATGCCTCGCTATCTCTTTGGACAGAAGAGTTTCCGAGCTCCAGGATCTAGGGGCTCATTCTTGACATCCTACTTAGTAGTTTTGAGACTACTACAGCACTTCACTTCCGGGCTTTCCTTTAATCAGGATCGGACAGTGCCATCTTTTATGGATACAaattcctctgatctgcatgttctagATGTTGCAAGAACACTTAGAGCCTATGTGAATGTAACAATGGAGCTTCAGGAAATCAGAACAGCTCTTCATAATTCCATCAGGTCTGAGAAAGAGCCAGCTAACATCAAACTCAAAAGATCTCTTCATGGCTCAAATGAATCAAGAAAGCCTTTTATTAAGGCTAGCCTATTATCAGGGTTTGTGACCTTGTCCCTCTGGGTGGCATCACAGTGCACTCTTCTCAgctgtcccctgtgccaccttcgcTATCCGGGCAAAGATTCACCAGGCTGCCAACTGGTCCTCTGTCCATACTTTCATTGCCCATTTCAGAGTAAATCCAGCAGCCTCCGCTTCAGTTTAATTTAGAAAGAAAGTTATTTCTGAATCTGTTAAAGCCttaatttaaattatttttggtcagcaagtcttgtcccacccttactttttttctgctagttaaatcccatatgtatgctgctatggaggcatatggaaaacggaaaattgtatactcacctaacggtaattttcctttccatgtgcatccatggcagcatagggatttCCCTCCCTTTCCTTTTGTTGACTTTTTGCTGTTCTCCGGTTCGGCTAGTCAATGAGAATGCTGTTCGCTAgtatcatgtactagtcctaatctataatttgaatgcaaatcgatgcacatggatgcagctagccataagtatacttaaatgagttttgtacagcaggagacattggcagcgctactACAcagaggctgcacctgaattgactacctgcaatagatgtgcagagctccacaattgtggactaaaatacaggcaacatcctcctttgctgtacctgttttgaatgcatgttgtgtattttagtccacaattgtggagctctgcacatctattgcaggtagtcaattcgggtgcagcctttgtttggaagcactgccaatgtctcctgctgtacaaaactcatgtaagtatacttatggctagctgcatccatgtgcattcaaattatagactAGTTATATAGACTGGTCTGCtacagcggtgagtggcacacaagggGTGTTGGTGGTGGCCCACTCACATGCATTGGTGTGCGATCTACAATGCGATTTTATGTGCATTTCCACATGTGTTTTTTGTATATGCAGCAGATCTTGTCTCTAATATAGGAGAAGATAAATCCCAAGTTTCAGATGCTTATGGACATTTTATATTTTTAGGAGCTGTGTACATGGACTTTTGACCATATTGTgattgtgtgtttttaaatgcCAGAGCGCCATCTCTCTTGTATAAATTATAGactaggactagtacatgatttgcatctgatttgcattcaaggcatgtatttagccctgtggggctctgcatgcctctgttggtctacaattcatttgcagcctatgagcgctgtcatttgtttgatgtctgtttgagagaaatgtgtataccattttaagactagcagcactaggaaaaaaattgtgtttttatcgttagactagcggtaggtcttccctgagaggacccgtcaccgccgtggggaagtctagtagggaataatttgtgcacatattatttatactgaagctaacatcctcctttgctgtacctgttttgaatgcatgttgtgtattttagtccacaattgtggagctctgcacatctattgcaggtagtcaattcgggtgcagcctctgtttggaagcgctgccaatgtctcctgctgtaggcaactggtattgtttaaaaggaaataaatatggcagcctccatattcttctcactacagttggccTTTAAGTGATTGTTTGTTGAAAATAAACAACCACAAAATTATTGGGGAAGACGGGTGAtctcaaggtgcgtacacaccaaaCTACTGA
This window encodes:
- the LOC137537058 gene encoding histone H4, with product MSGRGKGGKGLGKGGAKRHRKVLRDNIQGITKPAIRRLARRGGVKRISGLIYEETRGVLKVFLENVIRDAVTYTEHAKRKTVTAMDVVYALKRQGRTLYGFGG